One Pectinophora gossypiella chromosome 10, ilPecGoss1.1, whole genome shotgun sequence genomic window, taaccttgaaatgttagctgtcacttttgagcatacctagtcttcttataccatggtttatAGTTAGCCCATGATAATACGAAGTAATGTACACTGATAGGCAAAAAAATCGGTTCAAGTTCTGTTACCGGGCATTTGGAAAAATACTCTGCTCTACGTAAATGACGACTAGTATTCTTTTATTAAATGACTCTGGTTAACTCACGgcatataatcattatttattgtagacAGTTATTAACAACCCGACAACAGAAATCGAGTCGATTTTTATGTCCGCCAGTGTAgtacacaaaaataatatagcactttaaagtaataatattatctatGCAGGCACGTCCCTACACCGACAATTTTGACGCTCGTATGTTTTTGATCTTTCGTGCTTTCAAAACAACTCCTGGCAAATTAAGAACGTCAAAATAGTGGTTGAACGAAACGTACGAAACAGAGGAACCTCTATGCCGGTCTTACCCCGTATTAGctatataattttactttatcgCTGTTTAAAATTTTTTGACCGGATAGCACCCGAACGCATTTACAAATGATCCtgattctatatttaaaaaattaaaacaagaatgtatattttttttaaatgttgtctTCACAGCTTGCCTGTAATTCTCCTACGTCGAGAGCTTTGGCACTACTTAAAGAACTCCTAGATAAAGTCCAGGATACTGATGTACTTGCAGATAGTCGCGGGGAACAGGTGGTTCATtgaagttgtatttgtgggagacacggcttccgtgcctcacttagcagggtccacagaataccagcgtcatggctcgcgccgcggcttattctgagtgaggcccttttataaagaacaccaccaccatcgttgaccagtccatacactcaattatttgtatttctcgtgtaagttgtttttattatgtgttttgattgtaagttatatgttactgtggtgaccctttataataaacgtttctttctaaaaataataaaggtgGCAACTCTATAGTAGTTGGTATTCCTCGGCTACTCCTTGGTGAGGTAGAGGCGGCGGCCCGCGCGTGACAATCAGCGCGGCCGCGCGGGCGGGGCCGGCGGCAGCGCGCTGCCTGACAGGGACATGTGCAGCGCGTGGAGAGTCACTATCTCGCACACTATCGCCGATTCTATGTCTACACCTGAAacaataagatttttatttacatacctaacaaacataagatcacgcctatttcccattggggtaggcagagaccacggaattccacttactacgataccCCACTTTCGGTTTTTCCACAATTATCGGACTCATCatctgggtccgcttacctaacttgaagatttgacaggtccggtttgttatagaagcgactgcctgtctgaccttccaacccgcgaagggaaatctagacaaataagataagaacaaaaaaaatttAACGTACCTGCATGTACTTCTTCCCGAGTAAGCAATATTTCTTGTGTGACCTCTGGCGTAACCAGTATCACCCTGTGATGCCGTGTTTGCAGCATGTTCGCTACCACCATCTgaagttcaatattatttatttaaacttcaTTTTCTGTGAACACCTGCCTTCATGGAACTTTGACATtaggtttatttaattatttgaatttcgaatggaAGATTTAAGAAAGGAGAACTATGACATTaggtttatttacttatttgaatttcgaatggaAAATTTAAGAAAGGAGAACTATGACATTaggtttatttacttatttgaatttcgaatgaaAGATTTTAATAAATGGGGTATTTCATTGACGGGTtcgataaattttatgcctgtcgattacccgtccctttccttttcagcaggtaagaaattataacttaaaataaaattggctacttgatgaaatatgtcggatatggcaGTTTATTATTTCACGATAATAAACCattagttcttttttattaatataatttttaaatattttatttttacaaaataagaatgggtcgttcttcttttttatcgacaatgatctgtccttcgttctgcttctgataagttatgttttagaattttgtttcatgtttccattgtccaaaaatatagttatcttattatactcaaaatacaagcaaaatactaatcggttcctcaattagtccttaaagaagcttgattgtttttcacaaaattctgtgacaaagtggtaaattaaaatgctgtctccgatgaaaaggaccactctgtcacaatattttttggaatgtgtctacaaagaaaagtatgttaccaagataaagagaacctctaaatggtcctctacagacacatctttatatgatgtgttaaaatatttaatgccgttataattttaaagatgttaaatccgataaattgagaaaatttctttttattgtcgataaaaaagaagaacgacccgaATGCGGTTTTTGtctgtgtattacaaaaccCGAAATACGGTGgtcatgattgagcttcgtgtgacgtcgcatttcacaaaataaacaaaagctatttgtcaggtttcaagttacactttttttttttttgttttggttttccccgaagggtaaggcaaagggaactatgcccatacagccatgtctgacgtattttttttcttgatgattaatgaaatgatgaaaggtgatgatgatgaaacctaagcccccaccctcggagtagactcctactccgaaccccaaacgaattaactcaaaagtccgcataaacttttgagttatgaagcggcttcccggcacgaagcgaaaataggcagattttcatttttcatttcatttcatttaaaagAATGTTTAATGagcatttaataaaaaaaaaaaaaaaggttcgcacactttgtttattgaatactccaatataataacacttgcgaatgtcttccaactaacttaatgcgatcattaaccacaaaacaccacttcgtattaattatttagattactcaatgaagaaagcaactgtcccgttcccgtctcccgccgaaaagccttcaAGTtacactgtttgacagtttctttgtttgttgaactgtgacgtcactgggcaaaatgtcatgtgaccaaccgttttcgcgcgaaatttaaaataattgaaaaaaaaaatgtgatatctTTTaagataagaaatattttaagaggtataaaatatgcaattgtaattttttaaatacttatccgaagaCTGTCAAGTACCCAATTAGGTGGCTGCAGGAATCAGGACCATTGTATAGGCCAAGTACTACTATATTTACTTgcctttcataatttatctcagTAAAACACcctattatacattgttttaagtttacgcgtttattatcataattaaaacatataataacgggttcttaccttacttacaagcggcaaagaaagagggtagacagatatatcTGCccatagaaaattatggatctacctactccactccaatctcatcagtcatcccgtgatcatggcacttgcaatactgtcgaaatatcgggagtctcatatcgctATTTTAAAcgctgtaagaacccgttattatgtgttttaattaaaacacccTTTTGTGCGCGCCACTGAAGAATACCTTACCTTATGTTTGTACTTATCCAAAGCGGCTCTGGCTTTGGGTATGAGCAGGTTCTCATCCGTCTCCAGCTTGAAGGAGACGACGTAAGCCTCGGGCACCCACAGCGAGCAGAGCGGCGCCAGCATCTTGGGCACCAGGTGCAGCTGGATCACCGGGGCGCCGCTCTCCGACTGCATCTTGTGGGTCGGCTGCATCAACCAAGGGGTTGACAGTCAGATACcatgtttatacattgtttgtggttatcctcccccccccccccccgaccTTCCTTTTTTTGACAgctttagacctgtctttatttagtaatcagaaattcataatttatcttcgacccagGATACTACCCAATTACCTTGGAAAATAAATTTTCGTAGGAATCTATCTATCTCACACGTTTGCAGCCCCCActaaactcaaattcaaaaatatcaagaTTGGTAACATACAATTAACTCGCTCGCAACTCGCAACAAACTCACTCGTCatttcacatcatcatcatcagcccattaacgtccccactgctggggcatgggccttccctatgtatggatagggagatcgggccttacaccatcacgcgggcccagtgcggattgatggttattaacgactgctaatgcagccgggaccaacggcttaacgtaccttccgaagcacggaggagctcgagatgaaaacttttttttgtggtcacccatcctatgaccggcctttgcgaaagttgcttaatttcaacaatcgcagaccgagcgcgtttaccgctgcgccaccgagctcctcacgcgGCTCATTTCACATACTTCACTCATAATCAACTAACTTACATCGTCATTTATACCTATTTTaaacgtaaatattttttttgaacatTTCGTCCGCCTAacactattgcagcttctcacaacctgtgtagacGAGGAAAAAtgtctgcaagaaaaacctcggcacacaTCTGGCGTCCCCCTCAGTTAGAATGGGCAAAGCCACGGTACTAGaactatgtttttttaaaagaataaaGCAAATAAAAGTGCtgttactaacacagttggctcgaccattatagacggcgatacggctcgccatcaatcatggtctaacagaaagctcggtgaggtgtggggtacttagttcatcttgcgatggatgtacctttaacCAGACCAATTGGTCTATAATCGTGAgcgtatgttatgtgttatgttgctAATAAAGTAAATCTAATTCGACTTACCACTCTATCCTTAGGAATATAGAAATCGGAGACGGCAGCTGCTAAGTATAGTACAGCTCTTGGGCCAAGGTTGGCCAAACATTCACATGCGGCCCGGAGAAGCCAGAAATACTCTGAGACTGTGGTGAAGGAGACGTGGAGGATGGCGCCCGCCGCGTGCGCAGCTTTGTATCGTAGTAATATGGGCGCAAGCACGTCTACACTATCCGGCTTCACTGTGGAATCAGACATTTACTTTAGAGTTCTTAGGCATATGGATGTAAGcagcatctccctagcattatcccgttttccacagggtccgcttacctaatctgaagatttgtcaagtccggttttttacagaagcgactgcctgtctaaccttccaaaccgcgaagggaaaaccagcccaatacaggttaggacatatacctccgaaaatgcattcctcgggaatgtgatttcgataatgtccccatcaaaaatcgaacctggacctccagatcgtgagcttaacactctaaccacggaggccgttatgtggAGGCTGAATAGCATTTTCTTTTTGtcacaataaatcacgtcaaaataaatgttttgtgatTGAACAAAATACCTGTTATACTAGTATTCGGGCCCCGTTCCTGAATATCCAGCATATCCAACAACTTCTGCCCGCTGAAGTGTCTCGTGAAGGGTTCCAGAGACTTCTGCCGGTGCATGAAGATGACGGCGTAGCCCTGCTCGAGGAAGTGCTCGGCCGAGGCGGAGCCCCGCGTGCCTGCGCTGAAGTTGTCCACGAAGCGAACTGTGTTGTGCTCGAGGGGGACTGTCGTTCCACCAGACTGGAAGGGATAATACCCGTTACTTAATATCCCCACCAATCGACGGGCAATGACGggcctagggcggtgcgagcggTGCGATCGCACCGGGCACCATTTTAgggggggcgccaaaatcaaccaagacgggaccaccctggctggcagccccgaatctacaggggagtaactggattagGCAGACCTGACCTGTGAATTAGCGctcttagcggccacataaactcatatacagggtgccagtgacatcgtaccgaatactgagggggatgattctgaccatgattctgagttaatgtcaagtgggattttccgtcgcaaaattcacgattttcaattctatacttttgcgatatccacttgatattatataaataatgagctgaatcatccctgtctgtattcgttacgatgtcacttacaccccgta contains:
- the LOC126369987 gene encoding phosphopantothenate--cysteine ligase produces the protein MASSSWEEFFAVHLPPTDFEDNRSLLKEFCERHDQYGNKIVLITSGGTTVPLEHNTVRFVDNFSAGTRGSASAEHFLEQGYAVIFMHRQKSLEPFTRHFSGQKLLDMLDIQERGPNTSITVKPDSVDVLAPILLRYKAAHAAGAILHVSFTTVSEYFWLLRAACECLANLGPRAVLYLAAAVSDFYIPKDRVPTHKMQSESGAPVIQLHLVPKMLAPLCSLWVPEAYVVSFKLETDENLLIPKARAALDKYKHKMVVANMLQTRHHRVILVTPEVTQEILLTREEVHAGVDIESAIVCEIVTLHALHMSLSGSALPPAPPARPR